Proteins found in one Maridesulfovibrio sp. genomic segment:
- a CDS encoding alpha-hydroxy-acid oxidizing protein: protein MKDVRDNARELMKGYCKVCPVCNGKACVGEVPGMGGLGTAASFKNNVKALEDLKLNMRTIHEFSSPDTSVNVMGIDLDIPVIAAPIGGVEFNMGGKVSELDYVTNKLKGCKAKGIIGCTGDGVPPFIHESGFSAIKDCDGHGIPFIKPWEEKELNEKLQKAEETGCKIIGMDIDAAGLITLKKMGRPVTPKSMRKLSEIIESVDADFILKGIMTPDEARMAIDAGAKGIVVSNHGGRVLDSCPGTAEVLFEISRAVAGQCDIMVDGGVRTGIDVLKMLALGANAVMIGRPFSIATVGGLQEGVEKYIDQLKAELTAAMVLTGTEKASFVDVRALYR from the coding sequence ATGAAAGATGTACGCGACAATGCAAGAGAATTGATGAAAGGCTATTGTAAAGTATGCCCTGTCTGTAATGGTAAAGCCTGTGTGGGCGAAGTCCCGGGAATGGGCGGACTCGGTACTGCCGCAAGCTTCAAGAACAATGTAAAAGCCCTTGAAGATTTAAAGCTGAACATGCGGACCATCCATGAATTCAGCTCACCTGACACCTCCGTGAATGTAATGGGTATCGATCTCGATATCCCGGTCATCGCCGCTCCTATCGGTGGAGTGGAATTCAACATGGGCGGAAAAGTCAGTGAACTCGATTACGTCACAAACAAGCTCAAAGGCTGCAAAGCGAAAGGTATAATCGGCTGTACTGGAGACGGTGTGCCGCCCTTCATCCACGAAAGCGGATTTTCAGCGATCAAGGACTGCGACGGACACGGTATTCCCTTCATCAAACCGTGGGAAGAAAAAGAGCTGAACGAAAAACTCCAGAAAGCCGAAGAAACCGGCTGTAAAATTATCGGTATGGACATCGATGCCGCCGGTCTGATCACCCTTAAGAAAATGGGCCGCCCGGTAACACCCAAATCCATGCGTAAGCTGAGTGAAATCATTGAATCCGTAGATGCCGATTTTATCCTCAAAGGCATCATGACCCCGGATGAGGCACGTATGGCAATCGATGCCGGAGCCAAAGGTATCGTTGTTTCCAACCATGGCGGACGTGTACTGGATTCCTGCCCCGGCACAGCTGAAGTGCTCTTTGAAATCTCCCGCGCTGTTGCAGGCCAGTGTGATATAATGGTTGACGGCGGTGTTCGCACCGGTATCGATGTACTCAAGATGCTGGCTCTCGGCGCAAACGCCGTCATGATCGGACGTCCCTTCTCCATTGCTACCGTTGGCGGACTGCAGGAAGGAGTGGAAAAGTACATAGATCAACTGAAAGCTGAACTGACCGCAGCCATGGTTCTTACCGGAACCGAAAAAGCAAGCTTTGTGGATGTAAGAGCCTTGTACCGCTAG
- a CDS encoding DVU0772 family protein, giving the protein MGSLRDYKNWDIDWEMTPEDAVTLYLEWGNHPWDSKFAPVTSKNDYTNYFTVYLWDEKPRLLFVRRNSEEARELMSIELPKDIADRFRESVGGLKGNYPINTEVREWIETQMNN; this is encoded by the coding sequence ATGGGAAGCCTCAGAGATTACAAGAATTGGGATATCGATTGGGAAATGACTCCTGAAGATGCTGTAACTCTTTACCTTGAGTGGGGTAACCATCCTTGGGATTCAAAGTTTGCTCCGGTAACATCCAAGAATGACTATACAAATTATTTCACAGTTTATCTGTGGGATGAAAAGCCAAGATTGCTTTTCGTACGCAGGAATTCTGAAGAAGCTCGTGAGCTGATGAGCATTGAACTTCCAAAGGACATTGCTGATAGGTTCAGGGAGTCCGTAGGTGGCTTGAAGGGTAATTACCCGATCAACACCGAAGTAAGAGAATGGATTGAAACACAGATGAATAATTAG
- a CDS encoding thioredoxin family protein, translating to MVKKISVFACCLFLASLFFTVLPSKAQEAGTVVSASDLISGVPHDLPIKGMVTMVDIGAHACIPCKMMTPIIGELSKEYEGRAAIAFIDVWEHRDQAAKYGVNTIPTQIFYDAQGKEQYRHTGFLDKNKIISKLSELGVK from the coding sequence ATGGTTAAAAAAATATCTGTATTTGCCTGCTGCCTGTTTTTGGCGAGCCTGTTTTTCACGGTACTTCCAAGTAAAGCACAGGAAGCCGGGACAGTTGTTTCCGCATCGGATTTGATTTCCGGTGTCCCTCACGATCTTCCTATTAAGGGAATGGTCACTATGGTGGATATTGGTGCTCATGCCTGTATCCCCTGCAAGATGATGACACCCATAATTGGAGAATTATCCAAGGAATACGAAGGCCGGGCAGCGATAGCATTTATCGATGTATGGGAGCATCGTGATCAAGCTGCCAAGTATGGTGTCAATACCATTCCTACGCAGATATTCTACGATGCCCAAGGTAAAGAACAGTACCGGCATACGGGCTTTCTGGACAAGAATAAAATTATATCGAAGCTGTCCGAACTAGGCGTTAAGTAA
- a CDS encoding succinate dehydrogenase/fumarate reductase cytochrome b subunit translates to MSFNSTVTPIKRGRSDAILDWLQMLSGVALIIFVFMHMSLVSSVIFSPDIMDTIAHKYEENYMAQIGGPILFLLFLFHFYLAARKIPFRLDGQKTIWKHAKMLKHRDTWLWVVQVVSAMLILVMGSIHMWAVLSDLPITAARSAERIQSGPWIFFYLVLAPLVIMHVVAGLYRIAVKWGFIKDYQRGRLNKFATGLAILFLCIGLATLARFMTLAA, encoded by the coding sequence ATGTCTTTTAATTCTACTGTCACTCCCATTAAACGGGGACGCAGTGATGCTATTCTGGATTGGCTCCAGATGCTTTCAGGGGTTGCTCTTATCATTTTTGTATTTATGCATATGAGCCTTGTTTCCAGTGTGATCTTCAGTCCCGATATTATGGATACGATTGCTCACAAATACGAAGAAAACTACATGGCCCAGATAGGCGGTCCGATTCTGTTCCTGCTTTTCCTTTTTCATTTCTACCTTGCTGCACGCAAAATCCCTTTTCGCCTCGACGGCCAGAAGACTATCTGGAAACATGCTAAAATGCTTAAGCATCGCGATACATGGCTCTGGGTTGTTCAGGTTGTTTCCGCCATGCTTATTCTGGTTATGGGATCTATTCACATGTGGGCGGTACTTAGTGATCTGCCCATCACCGCCGCCCGTTCAGCAGAGCGCATCCAGTCCGGACCGTGGATTTTCTTTTACCTCGTGCTGGCACCGCTTGTAATTATGCACGTTGTGGCAGGTCTCTACCGAATTGCCGTAAAATGGGGATTCATCAAAGATTATCAGCGCGGACGTCTTAATAAATTTGCCACCGGTCTCGCCATACTCTTCCTTTGCATCGGCCTTGCAACGCTGGCAAGATTTATGACTTTAGCCGCGTAA
- a CDS encoding thioredoxin family protein, producing the protein MKIQVMGPGCPKCAQAAKNVQEAIAEAGIDAEVVKVTDFQEIAALGVFSTPAVAIDGEVKVVGKAPSKKEILSWLK; encoded by the coding sequence ATGAAAATTCAGGTTATGGGACCGGGTTGTCCCAAATGTGCGCAAGCAGCTAAGAATGTTCAGGAAGCGATTGCCGAAGCCGGTATCGACGCAGAAGTTGTTAAGGTTACCGACTTTCAGGAAATTGCTGCCTTAGGAGTTTTTTCGACTCCGGCTGTCGCCATTGACGGTGAAGTAAAAGTTGTAGGCAAGGCACCGAGCAAAAAAGAAATATTAAGCTGGTTGAAGTAA
- a CDS encoding permease — translation MQNDAQQDSNKNKGILTQIAFGLIAVGAWYAIYSQLLSFADWFAYSLLSLSPESHLGSAVQFFVYDTPKVLMLLLLVVFFVGILRSFVTVDWTRHVLAGKKESVGNVLAALLGVVTPFCSCSAVPLFIGFMTAGVPLGVTFSFLISAPMVNEIALVLLYGLLGWKVAALYFVTGICIAIGAGWVMGRMKLENHVEDWVMSIRAGESGLEDQKMTWQQRFQYALDSVKDIVGRVWKFVVIGIAVGAGIHGYVPEGYLAGIMGDSSWWSVPLSVLIGIPMYTNAAGVIPIVEALLGKGAALGTVLAFMMSVIALSFPEMVILRKVLKPRLIAIFIGVVGCGILFVGYLFNAVI, via the coding sequence ATGCAAAATGATGCTCAACAAGATAGCAATAAAAACAAAGGAATTCTGACGCAAATTGCGTTTGGACTGATCGCTGTAGGGGCCTGGTATGCCATTTATAGCCAGCTATTGTCTTTCGCCGACTGGTTCGCATATTCACTGCTGAGCCTCTCGCCTGAAAGCCATCTGGGATCAGCAGTACAATTCTTTGTTTACGATACTCCAAAGGTTTTGATGCTTCTCCTTCTGGTCGTCTTTTTTGTCGGCATACTTCGTTCGTTTGTGACCGTTGATTGGACCCGGCATGTTCTGGCCGGGAAAAAAGAATCTGTCGGGAATGTCCTTGCCGCGCTGCTTGGCGTTGTTACCCCGTTCTGCTCGTGTTCTGCGGTCCCGCTGTTTATAGGGTTTATGACTGCCGGTGTTCCGCTTGGCGTTACTTTTTCGTTTCTTATCTCGGCACCGATGGTGAACGAAATAGCACTTGTTTTGCTCTATGGTCTGTTGGGATGGAAAGTCGCCGCCTTATATTTCGTGACGGGTATTTGCATTGCCATTGGTGCCGGATGGGTAATGGGAAGGATGAAGCTCGAGAATCATGTTGAGGATTGGGTCATGTCCATCCGCGCAGGTGAAAGCGGTCTGGAAGATCAAAAAATGACGTGGCAGCAACGTTTTCAGTATGCGCTTGATTCCGTCAAAGACATAGTGGGGCGGGTCTGGAAATTCGTAGTTATCGGTATTGCTGTCGGCGCGGGTATTCACGGCTATGTTCCTGAAGGTTATCTCGCCGGTATCATGGGTGATTCTTCCTGGTGGTCTGTTCCGCTTTCCGTTTTGATAGGTATCCCTATGTATACAAATGCGGCCGGGGTTATTCCCATTGTGGAAGCTTTGCTTGGCAAGGGCGCGGCCCTCGGAACTGTTCTGGCCTTCATGATGAGCGTCATCGCGCTGTCTTTCCCCGAAATGGTTATATTACGTAAGGTACTCAAGCCTCGCTTGATTGCCATATTTATCGGTGTTGTTGGATGCGGTATCCTGTTTGTTGGCTACCTGTTCAACGCAGTCATTTAA
- a CDS encoding cytochrome c biogenesis protein CcdA, with translation MDQIFILINQWMTGGVLFGALGCFLWGMVSVLFSPCHLASIPLIVGYVAGQDKIIEGRQAAIYAIFFTAGLFITIAVIGIICSLLGRMLGDVGSYWTIVVGLILLWVAFDMLGLSKCSMSGGLMARLKVKGVYGAFVLGLAYGILSGSCTFGFIAPILAIITVQQKIITGVIFIVLFGIGHCLPVAVAGSSAAMVKTLLANSAWQRSGVFFRRLAGGMIGLLGLYFIVQPFFAAV, from the coding sequence ATGGACCAGATATTCATCCTTATAAATCAATGGATGACAGGCGGGGTGCTGTTCGGTGCATTGGGATGCTTCTTGTGGGGCATGGTCAGTGTTCTGTTCAGCCCCTGTCATCTGGCATCCATTCCGCTTATTGTCGGCTATGTTGCGGGACAGGACAAGATCATTGAGGGAAGGCAGGCCGCGATTTATGCCATCTTTTTTACAGCAGGCCTGTTTATTACCATAGCTGTCATCGGCATAATTTGTTCCCTTTTGGGACGCATGCTTGGTGATGTGGGATCTTATTGGACTATCGTTGTCGGGCTGATACTGCTATGGGTCGCCTTTGATATGCTCGGCCTTTCCAAATGCTCCATGTCCGGTGGGTTGATGGCAAGGTTGAAAGTGAAAGGGGTGTACGGTGCCTTTGTTCTTGGACTTGCCTATGGGATTCTTTCGGGTTCTTGTACATTTGGTTTTATTGCTCCTATTCTTGCCATAATCACGGTTCAGCAGAAAATAATAACAGGCGTAATCTTCATCGTACTTTTCGGCATAGGGCACTGTCTCCCTGTCGCCGTGGCGGGGAGTTCAGCTGCAATGGTTAAAACACTGCTTGCCAACTCTGCGTGGCAACGCAGCGGAGTGTTCTTTCGCCGTTTGGCAGGTGGGATGATAGGTTTGCTCGGTCTATATTTTATTGTGCAACCTTTTTTTGCTGCGGTGTAG
- a CDS encoding FadR/GntR family transcriptional regulator: METTNTAKTVHQSVARQIAKLIESGELKKGDKLPAERTLAEQFKVSRSSIREAIKSLAQQNLVESRRGDGTYILTDMDADIFDAFATAFSDQKKRISDIFQFRKVIEPEIAALAAAAMTEETLNRMKVIVCDQQMKAGNGRNTSELDANLHLEIAKATGNSIFPEMLQALDLIMKESRSDILQPPERQQASIVDHFKILEAFEKRDTDMARKTMRQHIEKVEIAATGRDPSTAPIN, from the coding sequence ATGGAGACAACAAATACGGCAAAGACTGTGCACCAGTCTGTAGCCCGGCAGATTGCCAAGCTGATTGAATCCGGAGAGCTGAAAAAAGGCGACAAGCTACCTGCGGAAAGGACTTTGGCTGAACAGTTCAAAGTCTCACGAAGCTCAATCCGGGAAGCCATAAAATCGCTTGCACAGCAAAATCTGGTTGAAAGCCGGCGCGGAGATGGAACTTACATCCTGACAGATATGGATGCGGATATTTTCGACGCGTTTGCCACTGCTTTCAGCGACCAGAAAAAGCGCATCAGTGACATTTTTCAATTCAGAAAAGTAATTGAGCCGGAAATTGCCGCATTGGCCGCAGCAGCCATGACTGAGGAAACCCTGAACCGTATGAAGGTTATTGTCTGTGATCAACAGATGAAAGCAGGCAATGGCAGGAACACCAGCGAACTTGACGCAAATCTACATCTTGAAATTGCCAAAGCGACCGGAAACTCAATTTTCCCGGAAATGCTGCAGGCACTTGATCTCATAATGAAAGAGAGTCGTTCGGATATACTGCAACCTCCGGAAAGGCAGCAGGCATCCATAGTCGACCATTTCAAAATTCTTGAAGCATTTGAGAAACGGGACACAGATATGGCCCGTAAAACAATGCGCCAGCACATTGAAAAAGTGGAAATAGCGGCTACAGGCCGTGATCCATCAACAGCCCCTATAAATTGA
- a CDS encoding pitrilysin family protein: MVPQQNVKVLAAVKGLEFEKLCIFILLCGVLLMSSGCKVEKIDASKKVEVAAGLIENESAAAVAPPSADLVAQKAATAELSAEIKKALASGEGPHVIKLRNGMSVLIKEDDRFPLVNVRLFVHAGSAYEEPEQAGISHLLEHMVFKGTKTRGPGETARAIESVGGDMNAATSFDYTVFYVEVPENEWKLGMDIVTDMTFNAKIDPEELKSEREVVLSELERGEDNPGSRIFKTLQSIVWKDTSYQWPIIGYRDTVKGLTSEDIHAYIDRLYQPQSMLLSVVGKIDPEAVAREAEKLCGSRDSVAPVVPPVSFPDTAVGKTTVKVIPGKWNKAYIGVAFPIPGLDSAKIAGLETMCELLGGGETSRLYRKFKYEKRMVDSISVSSLTLERAGMLYVFATLDADKVNEFWKELMIELSSVDFKDFTDREMDRVLINLEDSLFLTKETLSGLASKLGYFQFFEGGQQAEGNYLYDLRNITRDQLQQLYDEYFDPKKLAACILMPEGGENDAQVFQKSVGANWPVKTKSAAKVDNAGPGESATIKLANGSKLVFIPDETLPYTAFSMYWVGGDADLTPEEQGLAAMVSQSLTRGTESLNATELEDFVSDRATSLSATAGREVFAINAKFPSRFTSDILPLIDEIITRPRFAAEELDRARQDQVSAIKRKEDRPLSLAFRNIFPFLYKDGSYSYFHLGTPEIVDKFSREEIIDYWKKQSSRPFVISICGDYDREALAAFAEKLDGELVVKDTEVSIPAPHWGVEKDLTMTLPDRNQAHLMVIFPVPGMEDEEATAGLSLLRASLAGQSGLLFRDLRDKQGLGYTVTAFLWQAPKTGFMAFYIGTKPEQLDQALAGFDKTVKMLKAKDLPEEEILRARSILRGEYYQDHQSLLSRSREAASMIVKGFQPDLDQKIIEKASKIDAAEVRDLINKYINWDKRYTLTVKP, encoded by the coding sequence ATGGTCCCTCAACAAAATGTGAAGGTCCTTGCGGCCGTTAAAGGATTAGAATTTGAAAAATTGTGTATTTTCATATTGCTTTGCGGGGTGCTGCTGATGAGTAGCGGATGCAAAGTTGAAAAAATAGATGCCAGTAAAAAAGTGGAAGTGGCTGCCGGATTGATTGAAAATGAATCCGCTGCCGCTGTTGCTCCTCCTTCTGCTGATTTAGTTGCTCAGAAAGCCGCAACAGCTGAATTGAGCGCTGAAATCAAAAAGGCCCTTGCTTCCGGAGAAGGTCCGCATGTGATCAAACTAAGGAACGGCATGTCTGTGTTGATCAAGGAAGACGATCGTTTTCCGTTGGTTAATGTGCGCCTTTTCGTCCATGCCGGTTCAGCTTATGAAGAACCGGAACAGGCCGGGATCAGCCATCTTCTGGAACATATGGTTTTTAAGGGAACCAAGACCCGAGGTCCCGGTGAAACAGCTCGCGCAATCGAGTCCGTCGGCGGTGATATGAATGCCGCAACCAGCTTTGACTACACTGTTTTTTATGTGGAAGTCCCCGAGAACGAATGGAAGCTGGGAATGGACATCGTCACTGATATGACCTTTAATGCCAAGATTGATCCTGAAGAGCTTAAGTCTGAACGGGAGGTCGTGCTCTCCGAACTTGAGCGCGGCGAAGATAATCCCGGCAGTAGAATTTTTAAGACCTTGCAGTCCATTGTCTGGAAAGATACCAGCTACCAGTGGCCGATTATCGGTTATCGAGATACTGTGAAGGGACTTACTTCCGAAGATATTCACGCTTATATAGACCGCCTTTATCAGCCGCAATCCATGCTGCTCAGCGTCGTCGGAAAGATTGATCCTGAAGCCGTTGCAAGGGAAGCGGAAAAGCTTTGCGGAAGCCGCGATTCAGTAGCTCCGGTGGTGCCTCCGGTTTCCTTTCCCGATACAGCGGTCGGAAAAACGACTGTTAAGGTCATTCCCGGAAAATGGAACAAGGCTTATATCGGCGTCGCATTCCCCATACCCGGTCTGGATTCCGCGAAAATCGCCGGTCTCGAAACCATGTGCGAGCTTCTTGGCGGCGGCGAAACCTCACGTTTATATCGCAAATTTAAGTACGAAAAACGTATGGTGGACAGCATCTCCGTTTCTTCCCTTACTCTGGAACGGGCAGGGATGCTTTATGTCTTTGCCACCCTTGACGCGGATAAAGTCAACGAGTTCTGGAAAGAACTCATGATTGAGCTTTCCTCTGTTGATTTTAAAGATTTCACTGACCGTGAAATGGATCGCGTGCTTATAAATTTAGAGGATTCCTTATTCCTGACCAAGGAAACTCTTTCCGGGCTGGCCTCGAAACTGGGATATTTTCAGTTCTTTGAAGGGGGACAGCAGGCCGAAGGGAATTATCTCTACGATTTGCGCAACATCACCAGGGACCAGTTGCAGCAGCTTTATGATGAATATTTTGATCCGAAAAAGCTGGCAGCCTGCATACTTATGCCCGAAGGCGGTGAGAACGATGCGCAGGTATTTCAAAAATCCGTGGGTGCAAACTGGCCCGTAAAGACCAAATCTGCCGCTAAAGTAGATAATGCCGGTCCGGGTGAATCCGCTACCATCAAACTCGCAAACGGCAGCAAGCTGGTTTTCATTCCCGATGAAACCCTGCCTTATACAGCTTTCTCCATGTACTGGGTGGGCGGTGACGCGGACCTTACTCCCGAAGAGCAGGGCCTTGCCGCTATGGTTTCCCAGAGTTTGACCCGTGGAACCGAGAGCTTGAACGCCACTGAGCTGGAGGACTTTGTTTCCGACCGCGCGACATCGCTTAGCGCAACTGCCGGAAGGGAAGTATTTGCTATCAACGCAAAGTTTCCTTCACGTTTTACTTCGGATATACTTCCGCTGATTGATGAAATTATCACCCGTCCGCGTTTTGCCGCTGAGGAATTGGATCGTGCAAGGCAGGATCAGGTATCCGCTATCAAGCGTAAGGAAGACCGTCCGCTCAGCCTTGCTTTCAGGAATATTTTCCCCTTTCTGTATAAGGATGGCAGTTATTCGTATTTCCACTTGGGAACACCGGAAATTGTGGATAAGTTCTCCCGTGAGGAAATTATTGACTACTGGAAGAAACAATCTTCTCGTCCTTTCGTAATTTCCATCTGCGGTGATTATGACCGTGAAGCCCTTGCCGCTTTCGCTGAAAAGCTGGATGGGGAATTGGTTGTAAAAGACACTGAAGTTTCTATTCCCGCTCCTCATTGGGGCGTTGAAAAAGATTTGACCATGACTCTGCCGGACCGCAATCAGGCCCACCTGATGGTTATTTTCCCGGTACCGGGTATGGAAGATGAAGAGGCTACTGCAGGTCTCTCCCTGCTCCGAGCTTCCCTCGCGGGTCAGAGTGGACTTCTTTTCCGCGATCTGCGTGATAAACAGGGGCTGGGTTACACCGTAACCGCATTCCTCTGGCAGGCACCTAAGACAGGATTCATGGCCTTCTACATCGGAACCAAACCGGAGCAGCTTGATCAGGCTCTGGCAGGATTCGATAAAACTGTAAAAATGCTCAAGGCGAAAGATCTTCCTGAAGAGGAAATCCTGCGCGCCCGCAGCATCCTGCGCGGTGAATATTATCAGGATCACCAGAGTCTGCTTTCCCGCAGTCGTGAAGCGGCAAGTATGATAGTAAAAGGATTTCAGCCTGATCTTGATCAGAAGATAATTGAAAAGGCTTCAAAAATTGATGCCGCTGAGGTCCGTGATTTGATAAACAAATACATAAATTGGGATAAGCGTTATACGCTCACAGTAAAACCGTAA
- a CDS encoding putative zinc-binding protein codes for MSKCSCSCGAAPKFVFSCSGSADVGEMADQAARELSRQGKVKMFCLAGIGGRVSGIVKSTEAAEQVLVIDGCPLNCASKTLEEAGFSEFEHIELQALGLKKGESPVSQELINVVVTEANKRIKG; via the coding sequence ATGTCCAAATGCAGTTGTTCCTGTGGTGCCGCTCCAAAGTTTGTTTTTTCATGTTCCGGTTCCGCTGACGTAGGTGAAATGGCAGATCAGGCAGCAAGGGAATTATCACGGCAGGGTAAGGTTAAGATGTTCTGTCTGGCCGGGATCGGTGGCAGGGTATCGGGTATTGTGAAAAGTACAGAGGCTGCGGAGCAGGTTCTCGTCATTGACGGTTGTCCTTTGAACTGTGCCAGCAAGACCTTGGAGGAAGCCGGTTTTTCGGAATTCGAACATATTGAGCTTCAGGCACTGGGGTTGAAAAAAGGTGAATCCCCGGTTTCGCAGGAACTTATCAATGTAGTTGTCACAGAAGCGAATAAACGCATCAAAGGATAA
- a CDS encoding YigZ family protein gives MKNQAYPVPSKNNRTEETIKKSRFICDIKPVSTREEAKEFIASIKSEFPDARHHCSAFIAGPPQTGDMGMSDDGEPQGTAGKPMLQVLQGSGIGDIAVVVTRYFGGIKLGTGGLVRAYSGAVQQGLEELDVVMKVPMRIVSLEISYAQEGMLRRMLDEYRAEIEEQNFGTGLMFTLIMPSDQIDKFCKRIVEDTNGTAELLVEEKDIWR, from the coding sequence ATGAAGAATCAAGCCTACCCTGTGCCAAGCAAGAATAATCGCACCGAAGAAACAATTAAAAAAAGCCGCTTTATCTGTGACATAAAACCGGTTTCAACCCGCGAAGAAGCGAAAGAATTTATTGCATCCATTAAAAGCGAATTCCCGGATGCACGCCATCACTGCTCCGCTTTTATTGCCGGTCCGCCACAGACCGGGGATATGGGCATGAGTGATGACGGCGAGCCTCAGGGAACAGCGGGCAAACCGATGCTGCAGGTTCTACAGGGAAGCGGCATCGGCGATATCGCCGTCGTAGTCACACGCTACTTCGGGGGGATAAAACTAGGTACAGGAGGACTGGTGCGAGCTTATTCAGGCGCTGTGCAGCAGGGACTCGAAGAGCTGGACGTGGTAATGAAAGTCCCTATGCGTATAGTCAGCCTTGAGATTTCATACGCTCAGGAAGGTATGCTGCGCCGCATGCTTGATGAATACCGAGCCGAAATAGAAGAGCAGAATTTCGGAACGGGTCTCATGTTCACACTGATTATGCCTTCGGATCAGATTGATAAATTTTGTAAAAGAATTGTCGAAGATACCAATGGAACTGCGGAGCTGCTGGTAGAAGAAAAAGACATCTGGCGCTGA
- a CDS encoding sulfite exporter TauE/SafE family protein: MISTLLIFVVLGIFAGILAGLLGIGGGLVIVPILVFTLPPLGIPEVHLMHIALGTSLASIIFTSISSMRSHNKRGAVRWDIFKTITPGIIIGTFLGSLSTSFMNTNFLKAIFVIFLYYVASQMLFGLKPKASRQVPGSKGMLTAGSVIGIFSSLVGIGGGTLSVPFLTMCNVVIHTAIGTAAAIGLPIAIAGTAGYIWTGIGVEGLPPYCIGYVYLPALLGIVSASMLTAPIGVKLAHSLPVDKLKKIFAVLLIIVATRMLISIF; this comes from the coding sequence ATGATCTCAACCTTACTGATTTTTGTTGTACTTGGTATTTTTGCCGGAATTCTCGCCGGACTGCTCGGCATCGGCGGTGGGCTGGTAATCGTGCCTATCCTCGTTTTCACCCTGCCCCCGCTCGGCATACCGGAAGTGCACCTGATGCACATAGCGCTGGGAACATCCCTTGCGAGCATCATCTTCACCTCCATCTCCAGTATGCGTTCCCACAATAAACGCGGAGCCGTGCGCTGGGATATTTTCAAGACCATCACACCGGGAATAATTATCGGAACCTTTCTCGGGTCCCTGTCCACTTCATTTATGAATACCAATTTTCTGAAAGCCATCTTCGTGATCTTTCTGTACTACGTGGCTTCACAGATGCTTTTCGGTCTTAAGCCCAAGGCATCACGTCAGGTTCCCGGCTCCAAAGGAATGCTTACCGCCGGGAGTGTTATAGGTATATTTTCCAGTCTGGTAGGGATCGGCGGCGGAACTCTTTCCGTACCTTTCCTGACTATGTGTAATGTAGTCATCCATACAGCCATCGGAACTGCCGCAGCCATAGGACTCCCCATCGCCATCGCCGGTACTGCCGGATATATCTGGACCGGAATAGGCGTAGAAGGGTTGCCGCCATACTGCATAGGTTATGTATACCTGCCGGCATTGCTCGGAATCGTTTCCGCCAGTATGCTGACAGCGCCTATCGGAGTAAAGCTTGCTCACAGCCTGCCCGTTGACAAACTTAAAAAGATTTTCGCAGTGCTGCTGATCATCGTAGCAACAAGAATGTTGATCAGCATTTTTTAA
- a CDS encoding metalloregulator ArsR/SmtB family transcription factor, with protein MQSEITVPRQFEERAKVMKAMAHASRLIMLDELSRGERCVCDLQALVGHDISTVSKHLSVLKKAGLVEDERRGKQVYYRLKVPCILNFFHCVESVIAANNR; from the coding sequence ATGCAATCAGAAATAACAGTTCCCCGGCAGTTTGAAGAACGTGCCAAGGTAATGAAGGCTATGGCTCATGCCTCAAGGCTTATAATGCTGGATGAACTGTCCCGCGGAGAGCGGTGTGTATGCGACCTTCAGGCTCTTGTCGGGCATGATATATCCACGGTCTCCAAGCATCTTTCCGTCTTGAAAAAAGCCGGTCTTGTTGAAGATGAACGTCGTGGAAAGCAGGTGTACTATCGGCTTAAGGTGCCTTGTATATTAAACTTTTTTCATTGCGTTGAATCAGTTATCGCGGCAAATAACCGTTAA